A stretch of Cicer arietinum cultivar CDC Frontier isolate Library 1 chromosome 5, Cicar.CDCFrontier_v2.0, whole genome shotgun sequence DNA encodes these proteins:
- the LOC140920552 gene encoding uncharacterized protein, whose amino-acid sequence MLGLKSKHNMSHACFDDVMKFMKESSHPENIIPSNFRETKKLVAGLGLSKIKIDCCINGCMLYYKDDINLKECKFCNEPRYKANNVHRRNSKDVPHKRLHYLPLTLRLQRLYASLRSADHMRWHFENRREEGVLCHPSDGEAWKHFDQVYPGFASEPRNVRLGLCADGFTPFSQSTTTYSCWPVIVTPYNLPPELCMMTPYMLLSLVIPGPHSPKGKIDVYLQPLIDELQQLWIDGVVTYDASKRQNFQLRATLMWTINDFPAYGMLSGWSTAGRLACPTCKENSKAFTLKRGRKTSWFDCHRQFLPDNHAFRRNKVAFY is encoded by the coding sequence ATGTTGGGTTTAAAATCTAAGCACAACATGTCACATGCTTGTTTCGATGACGTGATGAAGTTTATGAAGGAGTCAAGTCACCCTGAGAATATAATTCCATCAAACTTTAGGGAAACAAAGAAACTTGTTGCCGGACTCGGTTTATCCAAGATCAAGATAGATTGTTGCATTAATGGGTGTATGCTTTATTATAAAGATGACATAAATTTGAAGGAATGCAAATTTTGTAATGAGCCTCGATATAAAGCAAATAATGTACATAGGAGAAACTCTAAGGACGTTCCTCACAAGAGATTGCATTACTTGCCTCTCACCCTTCGCTTGCAAAGATTATATGCTTCTCTGAGATCTGCAGATCACATGAGGTGGCACTTTGAAAATCGTAGAGAAGAAGGTGTGTTGTGTCATCCTTCAGACGGAGAagcatggaaacactttgacCAAGTATATCCTGGATTTGCCTCAGAACCTCGAAATGTTAGACTTGGTCTGTGTGCTGATGGCTTCACCCCTTTTAGCCAATCAACCACAACATATTCTTGTTGGCCAGTAATTGTCACACCATATAACCTACCTCCCGAGCTATGTATGATGACGCCTTATATGTTATTGTCCTTGGTCATTCCCGGTCCACACAGTCCAAAAGGTAAAATTGATGTGTACTTGCAGCCGCTTATAGATGAATTGCAACAATTGTGGATTGATGGTGTAGTAACATATGATGCTTCAAAGAGGCAAAATTTTCAATTGAGAGCTACATTAATGTGGACAATAAATGATTTTCCAGCCTATGGTATGTTGTCTGGGTGGAGTACTGCTGGAAGATTAGCATGTCCGACATGCAAGGAAAATTCAAAAGCTTTTACATTGAAACGCGGAAGGAAAACGTCTTGGTTTGATTGCCACCGTCAATTTTTACCTGATAATCATGCATTTAGGAGAAACAAGGTTGCCTTTTACTAG
- the LOC101510682 gene encoding uncharacterized protein: protein MYRMYVQSLKSIYGDLNDNVIDTQIEVDFPRWFQEYVTKNHKLRMQNPDLYDLARGPLRLAKSWPIYHVNGYQFNTTSWGEGKITYNSGVCVKGIGQGETSSDYYGVVSEILEFEWRSQATRKLILFYCDWFDPSSRGMRIHNQYKIVEVRKGRKYGKFDPFIFPKSATQVYYSPYPGRQKVDWLVVMKTKPRGVVDDRHTLEVAFQVQESEVNATIEDDPIDNLKDDSVYGEEVDLHMLQDDEDEEDDFSDDGEDEDQEEDDSIE, encoded by the exons atgtaTAGGATGTATGTACAAAGTTTGAAAAGTATATATGGAGATCTCAATGACAATGTCATTGATACACAAATAGAAGTTGACTTTCCGCGATGGTTTCAAGAATAT GTGACAAAGAATCACAAACTTAGGATGCAAAACCCTGACTTGTATGACTTGGCAAGAGGACCCTTGAGACTAGCAAAGTCATGGCCTATTTATCATGTGAATGGATACCAATTCAACACAACTTCTTGGGGTGAAggcaaaataacatataatagtGGAGTATGTGTTAAGGGAATTGGTCAAGGTGAAACCTCAAGTGATTATTATGGTGTTGTTTCCGAGATTCTAGAATTTGAATGGCGAAGTCAAGCAACACGAaagctaattttattttactgtgATTGGTTCGACCCTTCAAGTCGTGGAATGAGGATACATAATCAATACAAGATTGTAGAAGTACGAAAAGGGAGAAAATACGGTAAATTTGATCcttttatttttccaaaatctGCAACTCAAGTTTACTATTCACCTTATCCTGGGCGCCAAAAAGTTGATTGGTTGGTAGTTATGAAGACAAAGCCGAGAGGGGTTGTTGATGATAGGCATACTTTAGAAGTTGCTTTTCAAGTGCAAGAATCGGAAGTTAATGCAACAATTGAAGATGACCCAATTGATAACTTAAAAGATGATTCAGTTTATGGTGAAGAAGTTGATTTGCATATGTTGCAAGATGAtgaggatgaagaagatgatttcaGTGACGATGGTGAAGATGAAGATCAAGAGGAAGATGAT